From Leptotrichia wadei, one genomic window encodes:
- a CDS encoding ABC transporter ATP-binding protein, with amino-acid sequence MGKKLLEVKDLSVSFNTYAGEVQALRGISFSVDRGETLAIVGESGSGKSVTVQTIMRLIPMPPGEIKNGEILFDGEDLVKAPLERMRELRGRKIGMIFQDPMTSLNPTIKVGKQIMEGILIHKKVTREEAKQKAVEMLRKVGIPKPEERFHQYPHEFSGGMRQRAVIAIALSCEPDLLICDEPTTALDVTIQAQILDLINELKKELNIAVILITHDLGVVAETADRVVVMYAGEKLEEAPVRELFKNPKHPYTWGLLKSLPRLDMKIGEKLASIPGTPPDLLNPPVGDPFAARSEYAMKIDYERKPPLIDLGNGHFVKSWLYVKGAPKIKSPFESEEENKGTEGK; translated from the coding sequence ATGGGAAAAAAATTATTAGAAGTGAAGGACTTGAGTGTTTCTTTTAATACGTATGCTGGGGAAGTGCAGGCTCTTAGAGGAATCAGCTTTTCTGTGGATCGTGGAGAAACACTTGCAATCGTTGGGGAGTCTGGTTCAGGGAAATCAGTTACTGTGCAGACGATTATGAGATTGATACCGATGCCTCCAGGAGAAATTAAAAATGGAGAAATTCTTTTTGATGGGGAAGATTTGGTAAAAGCTCCTCTTGAGAGAATGCGTGAACTTCGTGGAAGAAAAATTGGAATGATATTTCAAGATCCTATGACATCGCTTAATCCGACTATTAAAGTTGGAAAGCAAATTATGGAAGGGATTTTGATTCATAAAAAAGTAACAAGGGAAGAGGCAAAGCAAAAAGCAGTTGAAATGCTTAGAAAAGTTGGAATTCCTAAACCTGAAGAAAGATTTCATCAGTATCCGCATGAATTTTCTGGAGGAATGCGGCAAAGGGCTGTTATTGCGATTGCTCTTTCGTGTGAGCCAGACCTGCTAATTTGTGATGAGCCGACAACAGCTTTGGATGTTACGATTCAGGCACAGATTCTAGATTTGATAAATGAATTGAAGAAAGAACTGAATATTGCAGTAATACTTATAACGCATGATCTGGGTGTAGTTGCTGAAACTGCCGATAGAGTAGTTGTTATGTATGCTGGAGAAAAATTGGAGGAAGCTCCTGTAAGGGAACTGTTTAAAAATCCAAAACATCCATATACTTGGGGACTTTTAAAATCACTGCCAAGACTGGATATGAAAATTGGAGAAAAATTGGCTTCAATTCCGGGGACACCTCCAGATTTGCTTAATCCACCTGTGGGAGATCCATTTGCGGCACGTTCTGAATATGCGATGAAAATTGACTATGAAAGAAAACCTCCGTTAATTGATTTGGGAAATGGGCACTTTGTAAAATCGTGGCTATATGTAAAGGGTGCTCCAAAAATAAAATCTCCTTTTGAATCGGAAGAAGAAAACAAAGGAACGGAGGGGAAATAA
- a CDS encoding ABC transporter ATP-binding protein, whose amino-acid sequence MSSNENKKEKLIEMKNLKKYFPMKKRQVLKAVENVTMDIYKGEILSLVGESGSGKTTLGRTVSRLYAKTNGDILFNGKPVEEYGRKEFTKKVQMIFQDPQASLNPRMTVGDIIAEGIDLHKLASSKQERMEKVYKLLEIVGLNREHASRFPHEFSGGQRQRIGIARALAVDPEVLVCDEPISALDVSIQAQVVNLLKDLQRERNLTLLFIAHDLSMVKYISDRVAVMYRGKVVELGTPEAVYGDPVHSYTKSLISAVPIADPDYKKTKKIDMDESYLRSPMGDVSEIEVIPETPELTEYRPGHFVETSFLKEKGLI is encoded by the coding sequence ATGTCATCGAATGAAAATAAAAAAGAAAAATTAATAGAAATGAAAAACTTGAAAAAATATTTTCCAATGAAAAAAAGACAAGTTCTAAAGGCTGTGGAAAATGTCACAATGGATATTTACAAAGGTGAAATTTTAAGTCTTGTGGGAGAGTCAGGGTCTGGAAAGACAACGCTTGGAAGAACTGTCAGCAGACTTTATGCAAAGACAAATGGAGATATTTTGTTTAATGGAAAGCCAGTGGAAGAATATGGAAGAAAAGAATTTACAAAAAAAGTTCAGATGATATTTCAAGATCCGCAGGCTTCGCTTAATCCAAGAATGACAGTTGGAGATATTATTGCCGAAGGAATTGATCTTCATAAGCTGGCAAGTTCAAAGCAGGAAAGAATGGAAAAAGTCTATAAATTGTTGGAAATTGTTGGATTAAACAGGGAACATGCAAGCCGTTTTCCACATGAATTTTCAGGTGGGCAAAGACAGAGAATTGGGATTGCAAGAGCGCTTGCGGTTGATCCTGAAGTGCTTGTGTGTGATGAGCCGATTTCAGCTCTAGATGTGTCGATTCAGGCTCAAGTTGTAAATTTATTAAAGGATTTGCAAAGGGAAAGAAACTTGACATTGTTATTTATTGCCCATGACTTGTCGATGGTAAAATATATTTCAGACAGAGTGGCAGTTATGTATCGTGGAAAAGTGGTTGAACTGGGAACTCCTGAAGCTGTTTACGGCGATCCTGTTCACAGCTACACAAAATCACTTATTTCAGCTGTGCCAATAGCAGATCCTGATTATAAAAAGACAAAGAAAATTGATATGGATGAATCATATTTGAGAAGTCCGATGGGAGATGTGTCTGAAATAGAGGTTATTCCTGAAACGCCTGAATTAACAGAATATAGACCTGGGCATTTTGTAGAAACTTCTTTTTTAAAGGAAAAGGGGCTAATTTAG